In a genomic window of Desulfurella sp.:
- a CDS encoding thioesterase family protein: MIVEIQKRFSDFDMYTHVNSAVYFTYFEYARIVALGQIFQKVSDTIWFVVAKQSCEYLEPILFNDIVFVELKIEKIGNSSFDISYIVKNDNKIFAKGLTTLVAIDKNTKKATPLTSDILNYLSKIC, translated from the coding sequence ATGATAGTAGAAATTCAAAAGAGATTCAGCGATTTTGATATGTATACGCATGTAAACAGCGCAGTGTATTTTACATATTTTGAATATGCACGCATTGTAGCGCTTGGACAGATTTTTCAAAAAGTGTCTGATACCATTTGGTTTGTAGTAGCAAAACAATCATGTGAATATTTAGAACCAATTTTATTTAATGATATCGTATTTGTAGAATTAAAAATTGAAAAAATTGGTAACTCAAGTTTTGATATATCATACATAGTTAAAAATGATAATAAAATATTTGCCAAAGGTTTAACTACGCTTGTAGCTATTGATAAAAACACAAAAAAGGCTACACCTCTTACTTCAGATATATTAAATTATCTTTCAAAAATCTGTTGA
- a CDS encoding electron transfer flavoprotein subunit beta/FixA family protein has protein sequence MNILVCIKQVPDMESKFKISSDGQWYEQSDLTFKINEYDEYAIEEAVRLKEKLGSAEVVALSIGPERTKEAIRKALAIGADKGVHVLDDESHKKDPFQIATIIANYAKDKNFDIIFLGMQSQDRASAVVGPTLSELLNYNCVTTIVSFEYKDGKVNVKRELEGGIKAKVSAKLPVVLTCQLGLNTVRYPTLPNIMKAKKKELITINVNELLNEQPRVINLKAYIPEKKKGGIILEGKSDEVADKLISILKEKTQVLR, from the coding sequence ATGAATATCCTGGTGTGTATCAAACAGGTTCCTGATATGGAATCTAAATTTAAAATCTCAAGTGATGGACAATGGTATGAACAGTCTGATTTGACTTTTAAAATCAATGAATATGATGAGTATGCCATTGAAGAAGCAGTAAGGCTTAAAGAAAAGTTAGGCAGTGCTGAAGTTGTAGCACTTTCTATTGGTCCAGAACGCACAAAAGAAGCAATAAGAAAAGCTTTAGCTATTGGTGCGGACAAAGGTGTACATGTACTTGATGATGAATCACACAAAAAAGACCCGTTTCAAATTGCTACAATAATTGCAAATTATGCTAAAGATAAAAACTTTGATATTATATTTTTAGGCATGCAGTCTCAAGATAGGGCTTCTGCTGTAGTAGGACCCACATTATCTGAGTTATTAAACTATAATTGCGTAACTACAATTGTTAGCTTTGAATACAAAGACGGTAAAGTAAATGTTAAAAGAGAATTAGAAGGTGGTATAAAAGCAAAAGTATCTGCAAAACTACCTGTTGTGTTAACCTGTCAGCTTGGTTTAAATACCGTAAGATACCCCACATTGCCAAACATTATGAAAGCAAAAAAGAAAGAATTGATTACTATAAATGTTAATGAGCTTTTAAATGAACAACCAAGGGTTATAAACCTGAAAGCTTACATACCAGAAAAGAAAAAAGGTGGCATAATCCTTGAAGGTAAATCAGACGAAGTAGCTGATAAGCTAATTAGTATACTCAAAGAAAAAACACAGGTTTTAAGGTAG
- a CDS encoding isochorismatase family protein — protein sequence MKVSITSKDALILVDIQNDFCVGSLAVPNACDIIKFANSYIEFFEKNNRPVFATRDWHPKNHSSFKEFGGIWPIHCIQNTDGSMFYKDLRLPNDTLIISKGTNPDKDAYSGFDGTDLNDKLKNLNIKRLFVGGLATDYCVKATILDALSFNYTTFFLHDASKAVNLKPDDEVLSINEMLKAGAILIDFNDLVQ from the coding sequence TTGAAGGTATCAATTACAAGCAAAGATGCGTTGATTTTAGTAGACATTCAAAACGATTTTTGTGTGGGCAGTTTAGCTGTACCAAATGCCTGTGATATTATCAAATTTGCCAATTCTTATATAGAGTTTTTTGAAAAAAACAATAGACCTGTTTTTGCCACAAGAGATTGGCATCCAAAAAATCATTCGTCTTTTAAAGAATTTGGAGGTATATGGCCTATTCATTGTATTCAAAATACAGATGGATCAATGTTTTATAAAGATTTAAGGTTACCAAATGACACACTTATTATTTCAAAAGGAACAAATCCAGATAAAGACGCATATTCTGGTTTTGATGGTACAGACCTTAATGATAAATTAAAGAATTTAAATATTAAGCGATTATTTGTGGGTGGACTTGCTACGGATTATTGTGTAAAAGCAACAATTTTGGATGCGCTTTCTTTTAACTATACTACATTTTTTTTGCACGATGCTTCAAAGGCTGTAAATTTAAAACCAGATGATGAAGTATTGTCTATCAATGAAATGCTAAAAGCGGGCGCTATTTTAATTGATTTCAATGATTTAGTCCAATAA
- a CDS encoding VIT1/CCC1 transporter family protein, translated as IEHESIFNKESKKFGANNVRDFILGMNDGIVEILGTVAGLSAVYFANPFLVGISGSIVGIAGALSMGIGAFISVRSQRQIAQSKNERNEMLFSVAPKRAIEVLKQDLIDSNIDENIATEITKKLQDSNTDLSKFLTQEVEENELKSGFFTAIAYLIGVLFPVTPFFIFKTSMSALPFSILLAFLALSSVGTVVSIVSGISIRKKVFEMVTSSFFAAAFSFGFGKLMQILFHVSV; from the coding sequence ATTGAGCATGAAAGTATATTTAATAAAGAATCAAAAAAATTTGGCGCAAACAATGTAAGGGATTTTATACTGGGAATGAATGACGGCATTGTTGAAATTTTGGGTACAGTTGCAGGACTTAGTGCTGTGTACTTTGCCAATCCTTTTTTGGTTGGAATAAGCGGTTCAATTGTGGGCATTGCCGGAGCACTTTCCATGGGTATTGGCGCATTTATATCCGTTAGATCCCAAAGACAAATTGCTCAAAGCAAAAATGAAAGAAATGAGATGTTGTTTAGCGTTGCGCCAAAGCGTGCAATTGAAGTATTAAAACAAGATCTTATTGACTCAAACATAGATGAAAATATAGCTACTGAGATTACTAAAAAACTCCAGGACTCAAATACTGATTTATCAAAATTTTTAACTCAGGAAGTAGAAGAAAATGAATTGAAATCAGGTTTTTTTACAGCTATAGCATATTTGATTGGCGTACTGTTTCCCGTTACACCCTTTTTTATCTTTAAAACCTCAATGAGCGCGTTGCCTTTTTCAATATTGCTTGCATTTTTAGCTTTATCTAGCGTTGGTACAGTTGTTTCAATAGTATCAGGTATTTCTATAAGAAAAAAAGTATTTGAAATGGTAACCTCATCTTTTTTTGCCGCTGCATTTTCGTTTGGATTTGGTAAATTAATGCAAATTCTGTTTCATGTTAGCGTGTGA
- the mazG gene encoding nucleoside triphosphate pyrophosphohydrolase, which translates to MCDVYAIKFSELVKIVERLRKECPWDKEQTNQSIKNNLIEEAYELYEALEEDNDQKIIEELGDCLLQVVFHCVIKNENGNFSLIDVIDSLIEKLIKRHPHVFGKKQLNTVQEVLSQWDSIKQKDKKSILEGIPKRMPSLFRAYKVQKRLSKVGLEFDDAINAETKIYEELSEFKQAKTTDQKKEELGDVLFSIVNFARFFDIDPEEALHISIDKIIKRFEYIEKKLNGNFDGVSKELLNKLWDESKNLI; encoded by the coding sequence ATGTGTGATGTATATGCTATTAAATTTAGCGAGCTTGTTAAAATAGTTGAACGCTTAAGAAAAGAATGCCCCTGGGATAAAGAGCAAACCAATCAATCTATAAAAAACAACCTTATAGAAGAAGCTTATGAGCTATACGAAGCCTTAGAAGAAGATAATGATCAAAAGATTATTGAGGAGTTAGGTGACTGTCTATTGCAGGTAGTTTTTCACTGTGTTATAAAAAACGAAAATGGTAATTTTAGTTTGATTGACGTTATTGATAGTTTGATAGAAAAACTAATCAAGCGTCACCCCCATGTTTTTGGCAAAAAACAATTAAATACAGTACAGGAAGTATTATCCCAATGGGATAGCATTAAGCAAAAAGATAAAAAATCTATACTTGAAGGTATACCAAAAAGAATGCCATCGCTTTTTAGAGCTTATAAGGTCCAGAAAAGATTATCAAAAGTTGGCCTGGAATTTGATGATGCAATAAATGCAGAAACCAAAATTTACGAAGAGTTGAGCGAGTTTAAACAAGCAAAAACTACAGATCAAAAAAAAGAAGAACTTGGGGATGTATTGTTTAGCATAGTTAATTTTGCAAGGTTTTTTGATATTGACCCAGAAGAAGCTCTTCATATATCAATAGATAAAATAATTAAAAGGTTTGAATACATTGAAAAAAAATTAAACGGCAATTTTGATGGCGTCTCAAAAGAATTATTAAACAAACTGTGGGATGAATCAAAGAATCTAATTTGA
- a CDS encoding zinc ribbon domain-containing protein, producing MFCPNCGKEIDDSSKFCKFCGAKIEKNQNTNLFSASNIDFSKTVSIISSLSFIKKAFPSSFGLALLMFLFPFMFVSCTMDPTKKISLSGLNLAFGTNIGNEHIQSTLVLLVFLFGLVAFVLSIIYVVKSKKLIYLAIPSGLGILNLLILIIFRHNSINQLNEQVVPNSLFNVKLSQVVTMDFTLAFWLCLFLNLAGSIIGIYLLKNKDYV from the coding sequence ATGTTTTGTCCAAACTGTGGCAAAGAAATAGATGATTCTTCAAAGTTTTGTAAGTTTTGTGGAGCAAAAATTGAAAAAAACCAAAACACAAACTTATTTTCTGCATCAAATATTGATTTTTCAAAGACTGTATCCATTATTTCCAGTTTAAGTTTTATCAAAAAAGCATTTCCATCATCGTTTGGGTTAGCCTTATTAATGTTTTTATTTCCTTTTATGTTTGTATCATGTACAATGGATCCTACAAAAAAAATATCATTGTCTGGTTTAAATTTAGCTTTTGGTACAAATATAGGAAATGAACATATTCAAAGTACACTGGTATTGCTTGTTTTTTTATTTGGGCTTGTAGCTTTTGTTCTTTCAATAATTTATGTTGTTAAATCTAAAAAACTTATTTATTTGGCTATACCAAGCGGACTTGGTATTTTAAACTTATTAATACTAATTATTTTTAGGCATAATTCTATAAATCAATTAAATGAACAAGTCGTACCGAATTCTTTATTTAATGTAAAATTAAGCCAAGTAGTAACGATGGATTTCACGTTAGCTTTTTGGTTATGCTTATTTCTAAACTTGGCTGGCTCAATCATTGGAATTTATTTGTTAAAAAATAAAGATTATGTCTAA
- a CDS encoding zinc-ribbon domain-containing protein: MFCPNCGKEIDDSSKFCKFCGYNITQQDKQKQEEKQTNTPKDSLKPDLKVIQKPKNDSLLVVIIVVVLIAIAAFGGYFVYKSMFSLHKKALELIDKKEYSKAAQLLAKSCNKGNVDSCVRLADMYANGTQIPKDEAQAINFYTIACNKNNSIACA; encoded by the coding sequence ATGTTTTGTCCAAATTGCGGTAAAGAAATAGATGATTCTTCAAAGTTTTGCAAGTTTTGCGGTTACAATATTACACAACAAGATAAACAAAAACAAGAAGAAAAACAAACAAACACACCTAAAGACTCACTAAAACCTGATTTAAAAGTTATTCAAAAACCTAAAAATGACTCATTACTTGTAGTTATAATTGTTGTTGTATTAATTGCTATAGCGGCTTTTGGGGGTTATTTTGTATACAAAAGTATGTTTTCTTTACACAAAAAAGCGCTTGAGTTAATTGACAAAAAAGAGTATTCAAAAGCTGCTCAACTGCTTGCTAAATCCTGCAATAAAGGTAATGTAGATTCTTGCGTTAGACTTGCAGATATGTATGCAAACGGTACGCAAATTCCAAAAGATGAAGCTCAAGCAATTAATTTTTATACAATAGCTTGCAATAAAAACAATTCAATTGCATGCGC
- a CDS encoding MerR family transcriptional regulator, with protein sequence MNNINNEEYFQIGEVSKKLGITPRTIRYYEEFGLLDPPLRIENGIRLYSNEDIRRIKFILKLKELGLTLKEMLELADIYNQHKQSITIMPKLIEILDDHIDKIDSRISKLASLRNDIVEYRKRILSIIEQNKNEQNK encoded by the coding sequence ATGAATAACATTAATAACGAAGAATATTTTCAAATTGGAGAGGTTTCAAAGAAATTGGGTATAACGCCAAGAACAATTAGATATTACGAAGAGTTTGGTTTGTTAGATCCTCCGCTTCGTATAGAAAATGGTATAAGACTGTACTCTAATGAAGATATAAGGCGTATAAAGTTTATTTTAAAGCTTAAAGAATTGGGTTTAACCTTAAAAGAAATGTTAGAACTAGCAGATATTTATAATCAGCATAAGCAATCAATTACTATTATGCCAAAATTGATTGAAATATTAGATGATCATATTGATAAGATTGATAGCAGGATTTCAAAATTAGCCTCTTTAAGAAACGATATAGTAGAATACAGAAAACGCATTTTATCTATAATTGAACAAAACAAAAATGAACAAAATAAATAA
- a CDS encoding EexN family lipoprotein translates to MTKKIKILLLFFVPFLLSACHQYHSKEYYLSHPKKCVERLHYCKQNYGTIMYENQDCKNAYEAYIELSHANMKQNLH, encoded by the coding sequence ATGACAAAAAAAATTAAGATACTTTTGCTTTTTTTTGTACCATTTTTACTTAGTGCGTGTCATCAATATCATTCTAAAGAATATTACTTATCACATCCTAAAAAATGCGTTGAAAGACTTCACTATTGCAAACAAAACTACGGCACAATTATGTACGAAAATCAAGATTGTAAAAACGCATACGAAGCTTATATTGAGCTATCACACGCTAACATGAAACAGAATTTGCATTAA
- a CDS encoding ferritin family protein, whose product MENFLNLIEKFYQGEINDYHLYLALSKSQKDEELKNRLSEIAQIEKNHSLFWKKIAKKYNIELKDKINTSKIKIAVFLQKFISAAIIVSLLEAGENSTVKEYYSFLNSNALDEKEKAILKNIILEEIE is encoded by the coding sequence ATGGAAAATTTTTTGAATTTGATTGAAAAGTTTTATCAAGGAGAAATAAACGATTATCACTTATATTTAGCATTGTCAAAATCACAAAAAGATGAAGAATTAAAAAACCGCTTAAGTGAAATTGCACAAATTGAAAAAAATCACTCGCTTTTCTGGAAAAAAATTGCTAAAAAGTATAATATAGAGCTTAAAGATAAAATAAATACATCAAAGATCAAAATAGCAGTTTTTTTGCAAAAATTCATATCTGCTGCAATAATTGTATCTTTATTAGAAGCCGGTGAAAACTCAACAGTAAAAGAATACTATAGCTTTTTAAATTCAAACGCACTTGACGAAAAAGAAAAAGCTATTTTGAAAAATATTATTTTAGAAGAAATTGAGCA
- a CDS encoding DUF1874 domain-containing protein: MVYVLNGPILTDFGLYRYKKISILQAKKILNKNVFVSAIGHEATAIFLSELLELDIKYNRITIKMKQGDLAIVFHLLTRLKEGQVLNIKELCSKDYTLGILKRLE; this comes from the coding sequence ATGGTATATGTGCTAAATGGCCCTATTTTAACAGATTTTGGGCTGTATAGATACAAAAAAATAAGCATTTTGCAAGCAAAGAAAATCTTAAATAAAAATGTGTTTGTGTCAGCTATAGGTCATGAAGCAACAGCAATATTTTTAAGTGAACTTTTAGAGCTTGATATTAAATATAACCGCATAACAATTAAAATGAAACAGGGAGATTTAGCTATAGTATTTCATTTGCTTACAAGGCTTAAAGAAGGCCAGGTGTTGAATATAAAAGAATTGTGCAGTAAAGATTATACATTAGGTATTTTAAAAAGACTGGAGTAG
- a CDS encoding sigma 54-interacting transcriptional regulator encodes MKSINVNENYFSILHEVSKVLSRQNNIRDAFKSILKLLYSYLDIPASFIALYNPIENTLEIKESFGLLKKEKYKGVFRVGEGIVGSVFKNEIPAIIHDPKENKDFLNKMGILNRFDFDVVFIGTVIKIGGEKLGVLGVYKEKTRNLSYENEIKLLSMISILIGFAQKMNEKLEFQKRTFEQEKEILLNKIEIREPIAEIIGVSKPIDNLKNTILKVANVDSTVLLEGESGTGKSLVAKVIHKLSSRKKEAFVSINCASIPENLLEAELFGYEKGAFSGAISQKKGKFEIADKGTIFLDEIGDIPLSLQGKLLTVIQEKEFSRLGSLNTISVDVRIIAATNKNLYELVNDGKFREDLYYRLNVIPIKIPPLIERKEDIPILIDYFLKIFNEKYNKSVQLSKEVLIELINYNWPGNVRELENIIERLVVMNDHTIYIKDLPAYISQNISLKKYETPINSDKNLPNQIQNIEKKHIETALKETGFVKSKAARLLNLTLRQLDYRIHKYNIKLQK; translated from the coding sequence ATGAAGAGCATTAATGTTAACGAAAATTATTTTAGCATACTTCATGAAGTAAGTAAAGTTTTGAGCAGACAAAACAATATAAGGGATGCTTTCAAAAGCATACTTAAATTGCTTTACTCTTATCTTGACATACCGGCAAGTTTTATTGCTTTGTATAACCCTATTGAAAATACATTGGAGATAAAAGAAAGTTTTGGTTTGCTTAAAAAAGAAAAATATAAAGGTGTTTTTAGAGTAGGTGAAGGCATTGTAGGCAGTGTATTTAAAAACGAGATTCCAGCAATCATACATGATCCAAAGGAAAATAAGGATTTTTTAAACAAAATGGGCATTTTAAACCGTTTTGATTTTGATGTAGTTTTTATTGGAACCGTAATAAAAATTGGTGGAGAAAAACTTGGTGTGCTTGGTGTTTACAAAGAAAAAACGCGAAATTTATCATATGAAAATGAGATAAAGTTATTATCAATGATAAGCATTCTGATCGGTTTTGCTCAAAAAATGAATGAAAAACTTGAATTTCAAAAAAGGACATTTGAGCAGGAAAAAGAAATTTTATTAAATAAAATAGAGATTAGAGAGCCTATAGCTGAAATTATAGGTGTTTCAAAACCGATTGATAATTTAAAAAACACTATTTTAAAAGTTGCCAATGTTGATTCGACAGTGCTTTTAGAAGGTGAAAGCGGCACTGGAAAAAGTTTGGTTGCAAAAGTTATACATAAACTAAGTAGCAGAAAAAAAGAAGCTTTTGTTAGTATAAACTGTGCAAGCATACCAGAAAACCTATTAGAAGCAGAACTTTTTGGTTATGAAAAAGGTGCATTTTCTGGTGCAATTTCTCAAAAAAAAGGGAAATTTGAAATAGCAGATAAAGGGACAATTTTTTTGGATGAGATAGGCGATATTCCGTTATCATTACAAGGAAAACTATTAACAGTAATCCAGGAAAAGGAATTCTCCAGGCTTGGCAGTCTAAATACAATTTCTGTAGATGTTAGAATTATTGCAGCGACAAATAAAAATTTATACGAGCTTGTAAACGATGGAAAATTTAGAGAAGATTTATATTACAGGCTTAATGTTATACCTATAAAAATTCCGCCTTTAATTGAGCGAAAAGAAGATATACCAATATTGATAGATTATTTTTTAAAGATATTTAACGAAAAATACAATAAAAGTGTTCAACTTTCAAAGGAAGTTTTAATAGAATTGATTAATTATAACTGGCCTGGTAATGTAAGAGAGCTTGAAAATATTATAGAAAGACTTGTTGTTATGAATGATCATACTATTTATATTAAAGACCTGCCTGCATATATTTCACAAAATATATCATTAAAAAAATATGAAACACCAATTAATAGCGACAAAAATTTACCTAACCAAATACAAAATATTGAAAAAAAACATATAGAAACAGCTTTGAAAGAAACAGGATTTGTAAAATCAAAAGCAGCTAGATTACTTAATCTTACTTTAAGACAATTAGATTACAGAATTCACAAATACAATATAAAACTACAAAAATAA
- a CDS encoding ankyrin repeat domain-containing protein — protein ELSSNMITQQTQTTNATQNQTPQNLEEEKNAILNTIKTYYQNIPNNLREAYSVLSSNFQAKQPYNLWSDGFKNTISTELKNVEITQLDNQTSKANVIVTAQDKIKDGTAVSTYEGTWELIKSGNEWKLNKADIKKISENIIHPNVNTSKTSTVTQQTKESIPKKSYTPEDLFKAVSNSNATLVKKILAQGINPNVKDKNGSTPLMYAAYYGNLEICKILIAHGADVNARSVVGGTALGAAKESGNQSVYNFLLQHGATY, from the coding sequence GAATTAAGCTCAAACATGATCACTCAACAAACACAAACAACCAATGCAACACAAAACCAAACGCCACAAAACCTTGAAGAAGAAAAAAACGCTATCCTAAATACAATTAAAACTTACTATCAAAACATACCAAATAACTTGCGGGAAGCCTATAGTGTGCTTTCTAGCAATTTTCAAGCAAAACAACCCTACAATCTTTGGTCTGATGGTTTTAAAAACACTATATCAACAGAACTTAAAAATGTAGAAATTACGCAGCTTGATAATCAAACATCCAAAGCAAATGTTATAGTAACAGCACAAGATAAAATAAAAGATGGAACAGCAGTTAGTACATACGAAGGTACCTGGGAGTTAATTAAATCTGGAAATGAATGGAAGCTTAATAAAGCAGATATTAAAAAAATTAGTGAAAATATTATTCATCCAAATGTAAATACCAGTAAAACATCAACTGTTACACAACAAACAAAAGAAAGTATTCCAAAAAAATCATACACGCCAGAAGATTTATTTAAAGCTGTATCAAACTCTAACGCTACACTTGTAAAAAAGATATTAGCCCAAGGCATAAATCCGAATGTTAAAGATAAAAATGGATCAACCCCGCTAATGTATGCAGCCTATTATGGAAATTTAGAAATCTGTAAAATTTTAATTGCTCATGGTGCTGATGTAAATGCAAGAAGTGTTGTTGGTGGCACCGCACTTGGTGCAGCAAAAGAAAGTGGTAATCAAAGCGTTTATAATTTTCTTTTGCAACATGGAGCAACATATTAA
- a CDS encoding electron transfer flavoprotein subunit alpha/FixB family protein, whose amino-acid sequence MKALLIGEYKNGHIDESFYELVGFANKIGADSVGFAVAPLDVNIEYAGKVYIADVSKAKEYNPKVHKNLILKLIEQENPDIVVFSHSSYGWDLAPRLAAALKAAQISEIIDVDNDEYIVPFCNAKLRRKVKPNTQKAVLTLQVGAFSPVKSNTAQIEPLDYIEQDDNLEFQGFEITEKTGVDLTKAEVIVSAGRGVGKKENIEIVRNLAKALKGELGASRPVVDAGWLDESYQVGTTGQTVAPKLYIACGISGAIQHLAGMKKSNFIVAINKDKDAPIAEVADVFVVADLLEFVPVLTSKLTK is encoded by the coding sequence ATGAAAGCACTTTTGATTGGTGAATACAAAAATGGACATATAGATGAATCTTTTTATGAGCTTGTAGGCTTTGCAAATAAAATTGGCGCAGATTCAGTTGGTTTTGCTGTAGCACCCCTTGATGTAAATATAGAGTATGCAGGAAAAGTATATATAGCAGATGTATCAAAAGCAAAAGAATACAACCCAAAGGTACACAAAAACCTTATATTAAAATTAATAGAACAAGAAAACCCTGATATTGTTGTATTCAGTCACTCTTCATATGGCTGGGACTTAGCTCCAAGGCTAGCTGCAGCACTAAAAGCAGCTCAAATATCTGAGATTATAGATGTGGATAATGATGAATACATTGTGCCATTTTGCAATGCAAAACTTAGAAGAAAAGTAAAGCCAAACACTCAAAAAGCTGTATTGACACTTCAGGTTGGGGCATTTTCTCCTGTTAAGTCCAATACTGCCCAAATTGAACCTTTAGATTATATTGAGCAGGATGATAACTTAGAGTTTCAGGGCTTTGAAATAACAGAAAAAACAGGTGTTGATTTAACAAAAGCCGAAGTGATTGTTTCTGCAGGCAGGGGTGTAGGAAAGAAAGAAAACATTGAAATTGTAAGAAACCTTGCAAAAGCTCTAAAAGGTGAGCTTGGCGCTTCAAGACCTGTAGTAGATGCAGGCTGGCTAGATGAAAGCTACCAGGTTGGAACTACAGGACAAACAGTTGCGCCAAAACTCTATATTGCCTGTGGTATATCTGGTGCCATACAGCATTTAGCTGGCATGAAAAAATCTAACTTTATTGTAGCAATAAACAAAGATAAAGATGCACCCATTGCCGAAGTAGCAGATGTATTTGTAGTAGCTGACCTATTAGAGTTTGTGCCTGTATTAACAAGTAAATTAACTAAATAG
- a CDS encoding chalcone isomerase family protein: MKKLLLIVFGILFLAKVSYAVNVDGVNVKNTLMLNSTQLQLNGYGIRHYSFLGIKIYVGALYTQERVHSTEQLLSSKQNKVIVMYFVYPNISKDKVIGAFKEGFRDNYPSIIGTSEEKSFLNLFTHGFKKGDSIEIALLENGNTQVYENGSLIGQIHSPELQKAIIMVYFGPKPPDKSMKEGMLGK, translated from the coding sequence ATGAAAAAACTCTTATTAATTGTATTTGGTATATTGTTTTTGGCAAAAGTATCATATGCAGTAAATGTAGACGGTGTTAATGTAAAAAATACATTAATGCTTAATTCAACACAATTGCAGTTGAATGGTTATGGGATTAGACATTATAGTTTTCTCGGTATAAAAATTTATGTAGGAGCTTTATATACCCAAGAAAGAGTTCATTCCACTGAACAACTTCTTTCATCTAAACAAAATAAAGTCATTGTTATGTATTTTGTGTATCCAAATATTAGCAAAGATAAGGTTATAGGAGCATTTAAAGAAGGTTTTAGAGATAATTACCCATCAATTATAGGCACAAGTGAAGAAAAAAGTTTTCTCAATCTTTTTACACATGGCTTTAAAAAAGGTGACTCAATAGAAATAGCTTTACTCGAAAATGGCAATACACAGGTATACGAAAATGGCTCTTTAATTGGTCAAATTCATTCTCCAGAGCTTCAAAAAGCAATAATTATGGTTTATTTTGGCCCAAAACCACCAGATAAATCCATGAAAGAAGGAATGCTTGGAAAATGA